One Methylophilus sp. TWE2 DNA segment encodes these proteins:
- the ribD gene encoding bifunctional diaminohydroxyphosphoribosylaminopyrimidine deaminase/5-amino-6-(5-phosphoribosylamino)uracil reductase RibD, giving the protein MSQTTQDIEWMTRALRLAARGLYTTTPNPRVGCVIVKHGQVLGEGAHLKAGEPHAEVHALQAAGDLACDATAYVTLEPCSHFGRTPPCADALVKAGVNRVVVAMQDPNPLVSGKGIERLRAQNIAVTVGVCEAQARALNPGFILRMTQQRPYVRLKVAASLDGRTALLNGVSQWITSADARKDVHHWRAQSCVIVTGIGSILQDNSALTVRDVPTTRQPLRVIVDSQLRIPVDAKVLEHGQAMIAYAQGDASKLEVLQVMGIRTLHIPNAQGQVDIAALMQALTALPCNEVLIEAGATLNGAFLQVGLVDELLLYYAPKLMGSTARGMFALPEMAHMTDAHPLHILDIRQFGQDIRVQAKLEP; this is encoded by the coding sequence ATGTCTCAAACTACACAAGATATTGAATGGATGACGCGTGCGCTGCGTCTGGCAGCGCGAGGGCTGTATACCACGACGCCTAACCCGCGGGTTGGCTGCGTTATTGTCAAACATGGCCAGGTGTTAGGCGAAGGTGCCCACCTCAAGGCGGGTGAACCGCACGCGGAGGTGCATGCCCTGCAAGCGGCAGGTGACTTGGCGTGTGACGCGACAGCCTATGTCACGCTGGAGCCGTGCAGTCATTTTGGACGCACGCCACCCTGTGCCGATGCCTTGGTGAAAGCAGGCGTCAACCGCGTTGTCGTGGCGATGCAAGATCCTAACCCGCTGGTTTCGGGCAAGGGCATTGAACGCTTGCGGGCACAAAACATCGCGGTGACGGTGGGGGTATGCGAAGCACAGGCGAGGGCACTCAACCCGGGTTTTATACTTCGCATGACCCAGCAGCGGCCATATGTTAGGCTCAAGGTGGCTGCCAGCCTGGATGGCCGCACAGCGTTATTGAATGGTGTCAGCCAGTGGATCACTTCAGCAGATGCGCGTAAGGATGTACATCACTGGCGTGCACAGAGTTGTGTCATCGTGACGGGCATAGGGAGTATTCTTCAGGATAACTCCGCACTGACGGTCAGGGATGTCCCGACAACCAGACAACCTTTGCGAGTGATTGTAGATAGCCAGCTGCGTATCCCTGTTGATGCAAAAGTGTTAGAGCATGGCCAGGCCATGATTGCTTACGCACAAGGCGACGCGTCCAAGTTGGAGGTGTTGCAGGTCATGGGGATACGCACGCTGCATATTCCCAATGCACAAGGACAGGTGGATATCGCCGCATTAATGCAGGCGCTCACTGCGCTACCCTGCAATGAGGTGCTGATAGAAGCGGGTGCAACCCTGAATGGTGCCTTCCTGCAAGTTGGCCTGGTGGATGAACTATTGTTATATTACGCCCCCAAACTGATGGGCAGTACTGCGCGCGGCATGTTTGCCCTGCCAGAGATGGCTCATATGACGGACGCACATCCCCTGCATATTCTTGATATTCGCCAGTTTGGCCAGGATATTCGTGTGCAGGCCAAACTTGAACCCTGA
- a CDS encoding RimK family alpha-L-glutamate ligase → MIYIADPNPWLALYAQPLHTRTAPPTADLQSFLSTYGRSQQQTCTLTRISPEIGSDLTEALATLPESLLNTLNKSVLGIFFADGLGASGLTDMVALGDGSNNIGFIIVLDTQAFAHASANAWASWKENSAFTADEEVQIQVCIANEDSDHRVQALRFLLLHEFGHVLATMTDICPKEWSFPLQKLAGHFSKHSWQTSGTKAIRPEQNFPHREKISFYRQPALQASQALDLYRDLARTAFPTLYASMDVQEDFAECFATYVHTQLLGQPYRVQVKVGDALVFTSDDFWASSRASEKRRYFHHLLQSLEHNNARHTFQGLAPFLRMNLNGADLRSHAQSLLVQANQDQENAILWMNLATVFLCLKMRDMGLAIQEQALALQRLYVRPANCRRPKFRLLMIMTAGDLSENTPIDCLLENSPVELLYYYATVAQPLPSPLPEHDAVMVGLSDSEANRALLLAVQASLSGHAKPVINPPHLLPNVNRDQLSALLQDIPGLEMPRTHKLSRSQVVTRLSLQNQGKQTAPEAMPGFPLIIRPVGSQAGNNLARITSANELADYLKEVTSPDFFVSRFVDYSSHDGQFRKYRIAMLRGEPFICHMAISSDWMVHYVNAGMYESAEKREEEGLFMQNFNRFATRHQAALEAIYARLQLDYLCIDCAETSDGKLLVFEIDHIMAVHAMDSASLFPFKAGQIAKLQHAFEQYLYTLQTQPLLESA, encoded by the coding sequence ATGATTTATATTGCCGATCCCAACCCTTGGCTGGCCCTGTACGCACAACCGCTGCATACACGCACTGCCCCCCCTACCGCAGACTTGCAGTCGTTTTTATCGACTTATGGCCGCTCGCAGCAGCAGACATGCACTCTCACCCGAATAAGCCCTGAAATAGGATCAGATTTAACAGAAGCGTTGGCAACTCTGCCAGAAAGCCTCCTGAATACCCTCAACAAATCTGTACTGGGGATTTTCTTTGCTGATGGCCTGGGGGCTTCCGGCCTGACCGATATGGTCGCGCTGGGTGATGGCAGCAACAATATCGGATTTATCATCGTGCTGGATACTCAAGCATTTGCGCACGCTTCGGCAAATGCCTGGGCCAGCTGGAAAGAAAATTCGGCGTTTACGGCGGATGAAGAGGTGCAGATTCAGGTGTGCATTGCTAATGAAGACAGCGACCATCGCGTGCAAGCCTTGCGCTTCCTGTTGCTGCACGAATTTGGCCATGTCCTCGCTACCATGACAGACATTTGCCCCAAAGAGTGGAGCTTTCCCCTGCAAAAACTGGCCGGTCACTTCAGCAAACATAGCTGGCAAACGAGTGGTACTAAAGCGATTCGACCAGAACAGAACTTCCCCCACCGTGAAAAAATCTCGTTTTACCGCCAGCCAGCACTGCAGGCCAGCCAGGCACTAGACCTTTACCGTGATCTGGCAAGAACCGCTTTCCCCACCTTATATGCCAGCATGGATGTACAGGAAGATTTCGCCGAGTGCTTTGCCACTTACGTGCATACACAATTGCTGGGCCAACCCTATCGCGTGCAGGTAAAGGTCGGCGATGCTCTGGTATTTACCAGCGATGACTTCTGGGCATCGTCGCGTGCCAGTGAAAAGCGGCGATACTTTCATCACTTATTGCAGTCACTGGAACACAATAATGCCAGGCATACCTTCCAGGGTCTTGCGCCTTTCCTGCGCATGAACCTTAATGGCGCTGACTTGCGGTCCCATGCACAATCGTTGCTGGTACAAGCTAATCAAGACCAGGAGAATGCCATCTTATGGATGAACCTGGCGACAGTATTTTTATGCCTCAAAATGCGAGACATGGGATTAGCCATCCAAGAGCAGGCGTTAGCGTTACAGCGTCTGTACGTTCGCCCGGCAAACTGCAGGCGACCAAAGTTCCGCCTGCTGATGATTATGACTGCAGGGGATCTGTCAGAAAACACCCCGATTGATTGCCTACTGGAAAACAGCCCGGTAGAGTTGCTTTATTACTATGCGACGGTAGCGCAACCTTTACCATCCCCATTGCCAGAGCATGATGCTGTGATGGTAGGCTTGTCTGACAGCGAGGCTAACCGGGCGCTATTGTTAGCCGTACAGGCCAGCCTGTCAGGTCACGCAAAGCCGGTCATCAACCCACCGCACCTGCTGCCCAACGTTAACCGTGATCAATTAAGCGCGCTCCTGCAAGACATCCCTGGACTGGAAATGCCACGCACACATAAACTGTCGCGTAGCCAGGTAGTGACTCGTTTAAGCCTGCAAAACCAGGGTAAACAAACCGCCCCTGAGGCAATGCCTGGTTTTCCATTGATTATCCGACCCGTTGGCTCCCAAGCAGGTAACAATCTGGCCAGAATCACCTCTGCGAATGAACTAGCGGACTATTTAAAAGAGGTGACAAGCCCCGATTTCTTTGTGTCCCGTTTTGTGGATTACAGCAGCCACGATGGACAATTTCGCAAATACAGAATTGCCATGCTGCGCGGCGAACCCTTTATTTGCCATATGGCGATTTCGAGTGACTGGATGGTGCACTACGTGAACGCTGGCATGTATGAGTCCGCCGAGAAACGCGAAGAAGAAGGCCTGTTCATGCAAAACTTCAACCGCTTTGCGACTCGCCATCAGGCTGCGTTGGAGGCCATTTATGCGCGTCTACAACTTGATTATCTCTGCATTGATTGCGCCGAAACCTCCGATGGCAAACTGCTGGTGTTTGAGATAGACCATATCATGGCCGTGCACGCCATGGACTCGGCCAGCCTGTTCCCGTTTAAGGCGGGGCAGATCGCCAAACTACAGCACGCTTTCGAGCAGTATTTATATACATTACAGACGCAACCATTACTGGAGAGCGCATGA
- a CDS encoding phosphoserine transaminase, with translation MMKLNANQLNFSGGPGALPESVLQQLQTAMLCVPEVGLSILGISHRSQWFAQVVQELEDNIRQLMGLPDSTRVLMMQGGATQQFSMLPMNLLRDGQSADYIHSGYWSGKAIHEAEKSGKLQLAWSGKADQFSRLPSDAELQLSKDAAYFHYISNETVEGLQFHRVPGRDDVPRICDMSSDLLSAPGEFNRYAMIYAHAQKNIGPAGVTLVILRDDFMQTLPKDLPGFINYHAQADAHSIYNTPPVFAIYSVLLVTRWLLNDIGGLHNIAKHNELKAACLYQVLDDHADFYRGRAAIADRSNMNVVFNLPNAEIEQAFLLAAQQAGFSGLNGHRSIGGIRASIYNGLEIAAADQLADFMQTFYKRYKTSTPQTAGFSPAYA, from the coding sequence ATGATGAAACTGAATGCCAATCAACTGAATTTTTCTGGTGGTCCAGGTGCATTGCCAGAAAGTGTATTGCAGCAACTCCAGACAGCCATGCTCTGTGTACCAGAAGTTGGCTTGTCTATTCTTGGCATCAGCCATCGTTCGCAATGGTTTGCACAAGTAGTGCAAGAGCTTGAGGATAATATCCGCCAGTTGATGGGCCTGCCTGACTCTACGCGCGTGCTCATGATGCAAGGTGGCGCCACGCAACAGTTCTCCATGTTGCCCATGAACCTGTTACGCGATGGGCAATCTGCCGACTATATCCACAGCGGCTACTGGAGTGGCAAAGCCATTCACGAAGCTGAAAAGTCCGGCAAACTTCAACTGGCCTGGAGCGGCAAGGCCGACCAGTTTAGCCGTTTGCCGAGTGATGCGGAGCTGCAACTGTCAAAAGACGCTGCCTATTTTCACTACATTTCAAACGAAACCGTAGAAGGCCTGCAGTTTCACCGTGTGCCTGGCCGGGACGATGTCCCGCGTATCTGTGACATGTCCTCCGACCTGCTGTCTGCACCGGGGGAATTCAACCGCTATGCAATGATCTATGCCCATGCCCAGAAAAACATAGGCCCCGCAGGCGTGACACTTGTCATTTTGCGTGATGATTTTATGCAGACCCTGCCCAAGGATTTACCTGGCTTTATCAACTACCATGCTCAGGCGGATGCGCACTCTATTTACAACACGCCGCCTGTGTTTGCCATTTACAGTGTATTGCTGGTGACGCGCTGGCTACTTAATGACATCGGCGGCTTGCACAATATTGCCAAACATAACGAGCTGAAAGCAGCTTGTTTGTACCAGGTGCTGGATGACCATGCCGATTTCTACCGCGGCCGTGCCGCTATCGCTGACCGCTCCAACATGAATGTGGTATTTAATTTACCTAACGCAGAGATAGAACAGGCATTTTTACTGGCTGCCCAACAGGCAGGCTTTTCAGGCCTGAATGGTCACCGCAGCATCGGCGGCATACGAGCCTCGATTTATAATGGGTTGGAAATTGCTGCCGCTGATCAACTGGCAGACTTTATGCAGACGTTCTATAAACGCTATAAAACCTCTACGCCGCAAACCGCAGGATTTTCCCCGGCCTACGCATAA
- the nrdR gene encoding transcriptional regulator NrdR: protein MKCPFCGADDTQVVDSRLNEEGNSIRRRRRCQVCDKRFTTYETAELHLPQVVKQNGTREEFKREKLRVSFTRALHKRPVPTEYVDKAMDRIIQKVLGLGVREVPARLLGETVMQELKQMDQVAYIRFASVYRSFSDVDDFHNAIRDLDVTDSD from the coding sequence ATGAAATGTCCGTTTTGCGGTGCTGACGATACGCAAGTGGTAGATTCCCGCCTCAATGAGGAGGGGAACTCTATCCGCAGGCGTAGACGTTGCCAGGTGTGCGACAAGCGTTTTACGACTTATGAAACGGCCGAGTTGCACCTGCCGCAAGTGGTCAAACAAAACGGTACGCGTGAAGAATTCAAACGCGAAAAATTGCGGGTGTCATTTACGCGTGCCTTGCACAAGCGCCCGGTGCCTACCGAGTATGTGGACAAAGCCATGGACCGTATTATTCAAAAAGTACTGGGCCTTGGTGTGCGAGAGGTGCCTGCGCGGCTATTGGGTGAAACCGTGATGCAGGAACTCAAGCAGATGGACCAGGTCGCTTATATCCGCTTTGCATCGGTGTACCGCAGCTTTTCGGATGTGGATGATTTCCATAACGCCATCCGTGACCTGGATGTGACCGATAGCGACTAA
- the glyA gene encoding serine hydroxymethyltransferase produces the protein MFSFSRNLSVADPALAQMISSEVERQHQHIELIASENYTSPAVMEAQGSQLTNKYAEGYPGKRFYGGCEFVDQVEQLAIDRLKALYGAEYANVQPHSGSQANQAVYFSILKPGDTVMGMNLGHGGHLTHGSPANLSGKLFNIVPYGLNDKEEIDYDEMERIAVECKPKLLIGGASAYALRFDWARMAEIAKKVGAYFMVDMAHYSGLIAGGVYPNPVPHADFVTSTTHKTLRGPRGGIIMAKAEFEKSLNSNVFPSLQGGPLMHVIAGKATAFLEAAQPEFKTYQEQVLKNASVMASTLAARGLRIISGRTESHVFLVDLRPKGLTGKAADAYLGQAHITVNKNAIPNDPESPFVTSGIRIGSPAITTRGFKEAEAEQVANLIADVLDNPESAEVIAAVKAKVHALTDKFPVYGK, from the coding sequence ATGTTTAGCTTTTCAAGAAACTTAAGCGTTGCAGACCCAGCATTGGCCCAAATGATTTCTTCTGAAGTAGAGCGTCAGCATCAGCATATTGAGCTGATTGCTTCGGAAAACTACACCAGTCCTGCGGTGATGGAAGCCCAGGGCTCGCAACTCACTAACAAGTATGCTGAAGGCTACCCAGGCAAGCGTTTCTATGGCGGTTGCGAGTTTGTTGACCAGGTTGAACAATTGGCAATTGACCGCTTGAAGGCGTTGTATGGTGCTGAGTATGCCAACGTACAACCACACTCCGGTTCACAGGCTAACCAGGCGGTTTATTTCTCTATCCTGAAACCAGGTGACACCGTGATGGGCATGAACTTGGGTCACGGCGGCCATTTGACGCATGGTTCACCTGCAAATCTGTCCGGTAAGTTGTTCAATATCGTGCCTTACGGCTTAAACGACAAAGAAGAAATCGACTACGACGAGATGGAGCGTATTGCCGTTGAATGCAAACCAAAATTGCTGATAGGCGGTGCGTCTGCCTACGCCTTGCGTTTTGACTGGGCGCGCATGGCAGAAATCGCCAAAAAAGTAGGTGCCTACTTTATGGTCGACATGGCGCACTATTCAGGCCTGATCGCAGGGGGCGTGTATCCTAACCCGGTGCCGCATGCTGACTTTGTGACTTCGACCACGCACAAAACTTTGCGTGGTCCACGTGGCGGTATCATTATGGCTAAAGCGGAGTTCGAGAAATCACTCAACTCCAATGTGTTCCCAAGCTTGCAAGGCGGCCCTTTGATGCACGTGATTGCAGGTAAAGCGACTGCTTTCCTGGAAGCTGCCCAACCTGAGTTCAAGACCTATCAGGAGCAGGTACTTAAAAACGCCAGCGTCATGGCGTCTACATTAGCAGCACGCGGTTTGCGTATCATTTCTGGCCGTACAGAATCTCACGTATTCCTGGTAGACCTGCGTCCGAAAGGCCTGACCGGTAAAGCAGCCGATGCCTACCTGGGCCAGGCACATATCACCGTCAACAAGAATGCGATCCCTAACGATCCTGAAAGTCCATTCGTGACTTCCGGTATCCGTATTGGTTCACCAGCGATCACCACACGTGGCTTCAAAGAAGCGGAAGCAGAGCAAGTGGCCAACCTGATTGCCGACGTGCTGGATAATCCGGAAAGTGCGGAAGTGATTGCTGCGGTGAAAGCCAAGGTACACGCCTTGACTGATAAATTCCCTGTTTACGGTAAATAA
- a CDS encoding AsmA family protein codes for MSDTEITKTKSSKVTRWVMASLLVLVLAVIGCEMAGWPFLRQPLQQFLQNKLHRSVEIERPFHLQLLGGIRLQVGGLNISAPEGFDAPYFVDARGLDLQLRYRHLWSLKEGDPYRIQAIRADQLNAYLLRHTDRHASWDFELDDTSPPRPFPVIEQLAVNQGQAKVDDAITHAQLAVKFFTEEGEHLASPESRVKVNGKFRRLPLQGELVTQGFLPVATQGKDSQPINSQGWLKYGAVKAQFRGSVYDLFGEQRVKGKVDVTGPSLADVGDLLDLTFPRTSAFKVAAEVEKGTSQWKVNIPSAKIGRSRLSGEFVYDLTPEIPMLSGKLQGALLMLADLAPAFGATQDNATNTHPGKLFPDESLDFATYGRMNADIDVHLDAVDLGSAFRQKISPLKLHLTLNKHKLSLADLEANTAQGSLSGALSIDAHDSQNTDISPPPAPDWEIQLAVRDIRLEQWLKVQKNQVQQNPPDKSQAGQQQNKQVANAEPPYISGRLTGKAKLQGQGRSTAALLKSLDGQVALMIRQGEISHLVVEAAGLDIAQAVGVLIKGDQPLPMQCAAMGWRAKQGVLTPEAALIDTPVTTVNVLGQVNLGEEQLNLKLQANPKNFSPFTVRSPILVTGPFVDPQVSLSPGPIAARVAGGLLLALINPFAAIVPFLDPGSQADAAADDGCQQTLQQLKSRQSKSPQTKNTEGKQP; via the coding sequence ATGAGTGATACTGAGATAACAAAAACAAAATCCAGCAAAGTCACCAGATGGGTCATGGCGAGTTTACTGGTGTTGGTGTTGGCCGTCATAGGCTGTGAAATGGCTGGGTGGCCTTTTTTGCGCCAACCTTTGCAACAATTCCTACAAAATAAATTACATCGGTCTGTGGAAATTGAACGGCCGTTCCACTTACAGCTGCTAGGTGGCATTCGCCTGCAGGTCGGTGGATTAAATATCTCTGCGCCTGAAGGATTTGACGCGCCTTATTTTGTCGATGCACGAGGGCTGGATTTACAGCTCCGGTATCGACATTTGTGGTCGTTGAAAGAGGGCGATCCTTACCGCATCCAGGCGATTCGCGCCGATCAACTCAACGCCTATCTGCTTCGTCATACTGACCGCCATGCCAGCTGGGATTTTGAGCTGGATGATACCAGCCCGCCAAGGCCTTTCCCGGTGATTGAACAGCTTGCTGTCAATCAGGGACAAGCCAAAGTAGATGATGCCATTACGCATGCACAATTGGCGGTGAAATTTTTTACCGAAGAAGGCGAGCACTTGGCAAGTCCTGAGTCCAGGGTGAAAGTGAATGGTAAGTTCCGTCGGTTGCCATTACAAGGGGAGCTGGTCACCCAAGGGTTTTTGCCGGTGGCGACGCAGGGCAAGGACTCCCAACCGATTAATTCCCAGGGCTGGCTCAAATATGGGGCTGTGAAGGCACAGTTTCGTGGATCGGTCTATGATTTATTTGGTGAGCAGCGCGTCAAAGGTAAGGTCGATGTCACCGGGCCTTCATTGGCAGATGTCGGTGACTTGTTGGACCTGACTTTTCCACGGACTTCTGCCTTTAAAGTGGCAGCCGAGGTGGAAAAAGGGACCAGTCAATGGAAAGTGAATATCCCTTCAGCAAAAATAGGACGTAGCCGCCTATCGGGCGAGTTTGTTTATGACCTGACGCCCGAAATTCCCATGCTAAGTGGCAAGTTGCAAGGTGCATTATTAATGCTGGCTGATCTGGCACCCGCCTTTGGGGCGACTCAAGACAACGCAACCAATACACATCCAGGCAAGCTATTTCCCGATGAGTCGCTCGATTTTGCCACTTATGGACGTATGAATGCCGATATTGATGTGCACCTGGATGCGGTCGATTTAGGCAGTGCCTTCAGGCAGAAGATTTCGCCGCTTAAATTGCATCTGACGCTCAATAAACACAAACTCAGCCTGGCTGACCTTGAGGCCAATACGGCACAAGGCAGCCTGTCAGGCGCACTGAGCATTGATGCACATGACTCCCAAAATACAGATATTTCCCCGCCCCCTGCACCTGATTGGGAGATTCAATTGGCCGTGCGCGATATCCGGCTGGAGCAGTGGCTGAAAGTACAGAAAAATCAGGTGCAGCAAAATCCACCAGATAAGTCTCAGGCAGGGCAGCAGCAAAATAAGCAAGTAGCCAATGCAGAACCACCTTATATTTCTGGCCGGTTAACCGGTAAGGCGAAACTGCAGGGCCAGGGCCGATCCACGGCGGCCTTGCTTAAGTCGCTGGATGGACAAGTGGCGCTGATGATACGCCAGGGCGAAATTTCGCACTTGGTCGTGGAAGCGGCGGGCCTGGATATCGCGCAGGCCGTGGGTGTGCTGATCAAAGGGGACCAGCCGTTACCTATGCAATGTGCGGCCATGGGCTGGCGTGCCAAGCAAGGTGTGCTAACGCCTGAAGCCGCCTTGATTGATACCCCGGTCACCACAGTGAATGTGCTGGGGCAGGTGAACCTGGGGGAAGAACAGTTAAATCTTAAATTGCAGGCTAACCCAAAAAACTTTTCACCGTTTACCGTGCGCTCCCCGATTCTTGTCACTGGTCCATTTGTCGATCCGCAGGTGTCATTAAGTCCTGGCCCAATTGCTGCACGTGTAGCTGGTGGTTTGTTGCTGGCGCTCATCAACCCCTTTGCGGCGATTGTGCCTTTCCTGGATCCAGGTAGTCAGGCCGATGCGGCTGCCGATGATGGATGCCAGCAAACCTTGCAACAATTAAAATCGCGACAGAGTAAAAGTCCGCAAACAAAAAATACTGAGGGCAAACAGCCCTAG
- the iscX gene encoding Fe-S cluster assembly protein IscX — MKWTDSQRIAEELYDKFPDVDPKTIRFTDLMQWVIELEDFDDEPSRCGEKILEAIQLAWIEEAE; from the coding sequence ATGAAATGGACCGATAGCCAGCGGATTGCTGAAGAACTTTATGATAAATTTCCCGACGTAGATCCCAAAACTATCCGTTTCACTGACCTGATGCAGTGGGTCATAGAATTGGAAGACTTTGACGATGAGCCTTCCCGTTGCGGTGAAAAAATCCTCGAAGCCATACAGCTGGCCTGGATTGAAGAAGCGGAATAA
- a CDS encoding phosphomannomutase/phosphoglucomutase: MQFLPASIFKAYDIRGIVDDTLTVEIVKQIGLALGSLAEERGQHQICVGYDGRLSSPTLAAALSEGILEAGMDVIHLGMVTTPMLYFATHYLAQTSSGVMITGSHNPPQYNGLKMVISGETLSSDAIQAIKQRIIQQQLDQPDQSGSESHYDIQPAYQEAIVSDIQLARPIRVAIDCGNGVAGAYAPALFQALGCEVDLLFCEVDGRFPNHHPDPVEAKNLQDLIHCLRTGEAEIGLAFDGDGDRLGVVTKSGQIIRSDRQLMLFVEDVLTQQPGSHVVFDVKSTRHLSTYIREYGGKPVIWKTGHSLMKAKIKETGAAIGGELSGHLFFNDAKEGKPRWFGFDDGLYSAARLLEIVSRSPNASAVLEALPDSLNTPELQIAMQEGEPHALIAALQQSARFPDAIEVITIDGLRVEYADGFGLIRASNTTPVLTLRFEADDTTALTRIQQAFKQVLSSARPDLKIPF, encoded by the coding sequence ATGCAGTTTCTGCCAGCGTCCATTTTCAAGGCTTATGATATCCGCGGCATTGTGGATGACACATTGACTGTGGAGATTGTCAAACAGATAGGTCTGGCACTGGGCTCGCTGGCAGAAGAGCGTGGCCAGCATCAAATCTGTGTCGGCTATGATGGCCGTTTGTCCAGCCCAACCCTGGCAGCCGCCCTTAGCGAAGGCATCCTGGAGGCCGGGATGGATGTAATTCATTTAGGCATGGTCACCACGCCCATGCTCTATTTCGCAACGCACTACCTGGCCCAGACCAGCAGTGGCGTCATGATTACCGGCAGCCATAATCCGCCTCAGTATAATGGCCTGAAAATGGTGATTTCTGGTGAAACCTTGAGCAGCGACGCCATTCAGGCCATCAAGCAACGCATTATCCAACAACAGTTGGACCAACCAGATCAGTCGGGTTCTGAATCCCACTATGATATTCAACCGGCCTACCAAGAAGCCATCGTTTCCGACATCCAGCTTGCCAGGCCCATCCGGGTCGCCATTGATTGCGGGAACGGTGTCGCAGGGGCTTATGCACCTGCGTTATTTCAAGCATTAGGTTGTGAGGTTGACCTTTTGTTTTGTGAGGTGGATGGCCGTTTCCCTAACCACCATCCTGACCCGGTCGAAGCCAAGAACCTGCAAGATCTCATCCACTGTCTGCGCACAGGCGAGGCCGAAATCGGGCTGGCGTTTGATGGCGATGGTGACCGCCTGGGGGTGGTCACTAAAAGTGGACAGATCATTCGCAGCGACCGCCAACTGATGCTGTTTGTAGAAGACGTCCTGACACAGCAACCAGGCAGCCACGTGGTTTTCGATGTGAAATCCACGCGCCACTTATCAACCTACATACGCGAATACGGCGGCAAACCAGTGATCTGGAAAACCGGCCACTCACTCATGAAAGCCAAAATCAAGGAAACCGGTGCCGCCATTGGCGGTGAGCTCTCCGGACATTTGTTTTTCAATGATGCTAAAGAAGGTAAACCGCGCTGGTTTGGCTTTGATGACGGGCTTTATAGCGCAGCACGCTTGCTGGAAATTGTCAGCCGCAGCCCGAATGCCAGCGCCGTACTCGAAGCCCTGCCAGATAGTTTGAACACGCCAGAATTGCAAATTGCCATGCAGGAGGGCGAACCTCACGCGCTCATTGCAGCACTGCAACAATCTGCCCGTTTCCCGGATGCCATTGAAGTCATCACCATTGATGGCTTACGTGTGGAATATGCAGATGGCTTTGGCTTGATCCGCGCATCCAACACCACGCCCGTCCTGACCTTAAGGTTTGAAGCAGATGACACCACGGCGTTAACACGCATTCAGCAAGCATTCAAACAAGTGCTTAGCAGTGCCAGACCAGACTTGAAAATTCCTTTTTAA
- a CDS encoding TIGR02281 family clan AA aspartic protease, which yields MSMLKATHQKYSRGRGLLFTMIWLGLAALVWLLIERVQHPNTLEQIGQQKVVSLKRGPDGHYSAEALINGERVRVLVDTGATGVAISQHVANRLGLVSHEAINTHTANGTAVSYLVRLKTVQLGGVVAHDVAATISPGLEGDALLGMSFLGRMDVRLHRGVMTISDGETK from the coding sequence ATGAGCATGCTTAAAGCAACTCATCAAAAATACTCGCGTGGGCGCGGCCTGCTTTTTACAATGATCTGGCTGGGCCTTGCCGCCCTGGTCTGGCTACTCATAGAACGTGTACAACATCCTAATACACTAGAGCAGATCGGGCAGCAGAAAGTCGTTAGCCTCAAGCGCGGCCCCGATGGTCACTACAGTGCCGAAGCCCTGATTAATGGAGAACGCGTACGTGTACTTGTGGATACCGGTGCCACTGGTGTCGCCATTTCTCAGCATGTCGCCAACCGTTTAGGGCTGGTCAGCCATGAGGCCATCAATACGCATACCGCCAATGGCACTGCTGTGTCGTATCTGGTACGGCTGAAAACCGTTCAACTTGGTGGTGTCGTAGCCCATGATGTCGCTGCGACAATTTCACCGGGGCTGGAAGGCGATGCGCTACTCGGCATGAGTTTTTTGGGCCGGATGGATGTCCGGTTACATCGGGGAGTGATGACGATTAGTGACGGAGAGACCAAGTAA
- a CDS encoding putative quinol monooxygenase, which yields MATQDTCCSVSPYFQINPGKAAVFRAICEKYVEWSSREPGCLYYGFSFDGDLAHCREGFVDADALIAHINNLRPILHEMGEVSRLVRIEVHGQEAELAKLKEPLAGLNPQYFVLEFGYRKAMDDY from the coding sequence ATGGCGACTCAAGACACCTGCTGTTCCGTTTCTCCTTACTTTCAAATTAACCCCGGTAAAGCCGCCGTATTTCGCGCCATTTGCGAGAAATACGTTGAGTGGTCATCCCGCGAGCCAGGCTGTTTGTATTACGGCTTCAGCTTTGATGGCGACCTCGCACATTGCCGTGAAGGCTTTGTAGATGCAGATGCCTTAATTGCGCATATTAACAATCTGCGTCCGATTTTGCATGAAATGGGTGAGGTGTCCAGACTGGTGCGAATTGAAGTGCATGGCCAGGAAGCTGAGTTAGCAAAACTGAAAGAGCCGCTGGCAGGGTTGAATCCCCAATATTTTGTGCTGGAGTTTGGATATCGAAAAGCCATGGATGACTACTGA